In Helianthus annuus cultivar XRQ/B chromosome 3, HanXRQr2.0-SUNRISE, whole genome shotgun sequence, a single window of DNA contains:
- the LOC110931840 gene encoding uncharacterized protein LOC110931840: MDHSWKNAVKEMAGVTGSESTSRLTEEMKATISEEVGKALEASLPQFLDRLQTTLLAVIDDKMNEKKDAGVFEITHCDETDFVAYGTGQLTGQAKDWWDNLKKELGIKATRTMTWEEFKPPFLRHHSPKAVINRIKEEFFPLRHSGESIEKITGIFLDKLREFMTPSKYGRLTEIANATREREIELKKQIDRGERRAFDKNPIPAKKQKLNEAPKKGAEKGGIPQCKICGKNHKGECYFKNKPCPTCGKVGHVVANCPGKVSVCYKCYKSGHKKFECPELVGARDTTDAKPDAQKAKARSFHMTATEAKTEPDVVSGIFLVNSIPARILFDTGANRSFISRQFIQHPIFT; encoded by the exons ATGGATCATAGCTGGAAAAATGCAG TTAAAGAAATGGCCGGTGTAACCGGAAGCGAATCAACATCTCGTTTAACTGAAGAGATGAAAGCTACAATTTCCGAGGAAGTCGGAAAAGCCTTAGAAGCTAGTCTACCGCAGTTCCTCGATAGACTACAAACTACGCTCTTAGCGGTAATAGACGATAAGATGAATGAAAAGAAAGATGCGG GGGTATTTGAAATAACCCATTGTGATGAGACTGATTTTGTGGCATACGGAACCGGTCAGTTAACAGGCCAAGcaaaggattggtgggataatcTGAAGAAGGAACTGGGAATTAAGGCCACGAGAACTATGACGTGGGAAGAATTCAAACCACCGTTCCTTAGACACCATAGCCCAAAAGCTGTAATCAATAGGATTAAAGAAGAGTTTTTCCCGCTAAGGCATAGTGGTGAGTCGATAGAGAAGATTACGGGAATCTTTCTTGATAAGCTCAG ggagtttatgactccttcaaaATATGGGCGTCTTACAGAGATAGCGAATGCCACACGTGAAAGAGAGATTGAGTTGAAAAAGCAGATCGATAGGGGTGAGAGGAGAGCGTTTGATAAAAACCCAATCCCCGCAAAGAAACAAAAGCTGAACGAAGCTCCTAAGAAAGGCGCTGAGAAAGGGGGGATACCTCAATGCAAAATTTGTGGAAAGAATCATAAGGGCGAATGCTATTTTAAAAACAAACCATGTCCTACGTGTGGCAAAGTGGGACATGTGGTTGCAAATTGCCCAGGGAAGGTGTCAGTATGCTATAAATGTTACAAATCGGGACACAAAAAGTTCGAGTGCCCGGAGTTAGTTGGAGCCAGAGACACCACTGATGCAAAGCCTGATGCCCAGAAAGCAAAGGCAAGGTCTTTCCACATGACAGCCACTGAGGCTAAAACTGAACCTGATGTTGTTTCAGGTATATTTCTTGTAAATTCAATTCCAGCACGAattttatttgatacgggtgcaaATAGATCTTTTATATCACGTCAATTTATTCAACACCCTATATTCACATAA